The genomic stretch ATCATCGGCAGGGTGATCCGGAAAAAGGTGTACACCGGTCCCGCCCCATCCACTTCGGCGGCTTCGTACATTTCGGTGGGTACGTTCTGCAAACCAGCGAGGAGTGTCAACATCGTATTGCCAATGCCCCAAAAGCCCATGATTGTCAGCGCGGGCAAGACCCAAAATTCATCCTGGAACCAGCGCGGACCTTTGATGCCGAAAATCGCTTCGATAATGCGATTGAGCCAACCCGATTCGCTGTTGAGAATGCCTTGCCAAACCATCACGCCGACGACGACGGGAATCAGGTAGGGCATGTAGAAAAGCGTGCGAAAAATATTTTTGCCGATCAAATATTTGGAGTTGACCAACACGGCGATGGCGAGTGGAACCACAATGCTCAATGGCACGGAGATCAGCGCAAAGCGGAGTGTAATCCACGTCGCGTCGCGCACTTGAAGATCATTGAATAGCAACATGTAGTTTGCCAAGCCAACGAATCGGGTTTGGTCCGGGTGGATTGGGTTAAGGTTGGTGAAGGAGAAGACCAACGAGGCGGTCATTGGGATTGCGGTCCAGAGAAAAAAGCCGATTATCCACAACCCGACAAAGGCAAATCCCCATAGTTCCTCGCGTTGCGCCAGCCCCAATTTCCATCGCTTTGTTTTACCCACCATGCTCACTTTTTCGTCTATTGTCACAGCCATGCTCGCCTCTCACATTCAAAGCATGGGGCGCGCCGCGCCGATACGCGGTGCGCCCCATCGTCGTGCCCGGTTTACTGCGCTGGTTTTTCTTTGAAAATTTTGTCAATCTCGACGACAAAGTCGGCAATGCGCTTGTCAACATCGAGCTTTTCATTGCTCTTGATGTCGCTGTCCAGTTTCTTGAAGGCGTCGTTCGCTTTGTTGTTGTTGGGCAAGCCGACTTGGTGGTTCGGAATGTCCATGAGCGGGATCATGTCCAGCGCCACCTGCCAGTTGACTTTGTTCGGCGCGAACTGGGTGTCCAAGCCCTTGAAGAAATCGGCTTGCTGTGCCTTGCGCGCCGGCAGACCACCATAGATTTTGTAGAGGTCAGCGGAACCAGCACCCAGCATGTATTGATAAACCTTGAACGCTTCCTTGGGATGCTTGCTGTCTTTCATGATCGCGAACGTGTCCGCGTGCATCTTGGCTGTGATCTTGCCGTTGTACGATGGGACGACGGCGATGTCCCAATTCGCGACATTCTTCTTGTCGATGCAACACGTGTACCACAAATGCGTCAGCGCCATGCCGACCTTACCGGAGCTAAACGCGTTGCCCTTGAGCAAGTCGCCGTCAATTGCGGATTGATTTGGGGCGACGCGGAACTTCCAGATGGCGTCATAGTA from Chloroflexota bacterium encodes the following:
- a CDS encoding sugar ABC transporter permease, with the protein product MVGKTKRWKLGLAQREELWGFAFVGLWIIGFFLWTAIPMTASLVFSFTNLNPIHPDQTRFVGLANYMLLFNDLQVRDATWITLRFALISVPLSIVVPLAIAVLVNSKYLIGKNIFRTLFYMPYLIPVVVGVMVWQGILNSESGWLNRIIEAIFGIKGPRWFQDEFWVLPALTIMGFWGIGNTMLTLLAGLQNVPTEMYEAAEVDGAGPVYTFFRITLPMISPVIFYNLTIALICAFQYFTQAYIIGNGRGDPNGQTTFYNIYLYKTAFAFQDMGYGSTLAWAMFIVVLILTVILFKTQSRWVYYGGGED